A stretch of the Saprospiraceae bacterium genome encodes the following:
- a CDS encoding toll/interleukin-1 receptor domain-containing protein gives MKKIYFSYSDKPEDQSLYKDLNNHLQQYKRKGWIEIYDEQELFKQNGDLAKNEEFLKSSDLTIPLISIDYLNNDECLKILKLADMQHIKIVPILLRECDWTADDILKKYSNEVLPDEKKSIEHLSKTLPDKQTIFKEIGDEIKCFIFPELHSVKMAETGSSFYWIVAGLVLVIGILASFYIYTKTDELLLAVLSFLLFGLIALMSVKNVLFPTKLSTI, from the coding sequence ATGAAGAAAATTTATTTTTCTTATTCAGACAAGCCAGAAGATCAATCACTTTACAAGGATCTCAACAATCATTTGCAACAATATAAGCGCAAAGGATGGATTGAAATATATGATGAACAGGAATTGTTTAAACAAAATGGAGACCTTGCAAAAAATGAAGAATTTTTAAAATCATCAGATTTAACCATTCCATTAATTAGCATTGATTATCTGAACAACGACGAATGTTTGAAAATTTTAAAGCTGGCTGATATGCAGCACATAAAAATAGTACCCATCCTTCTACGTGAATGCGACTGGACAGCAGATGACATTCTTAAGAAATACAGTAATGAAGTACTACCGGATGAAAAAAAATCAATAGAACATCTCAGTAAAACCTTGCCAGATAAGCAGACTATTTTTAAGGAAATTGGTGATGAGATCAAATGTTTTATTTTTCCTGAATTGCATTCTGTGAAAATGGCGGAAACCGGATCGTCATTTTATTGGATCGTTGCCGGTTTGGTATTGGTAATAGGCATTTTGGCTTCGTTTTATATTTATACCAAAACAGATGAATTACTATTAGCAGTACTGAGTTTTTTATTATTTGGTCTAATAGCCCTGATGTCTGTTAAGAATGTATTGTTTCCCACTAAATTGTCAACCATTTAA
- a CDS encoding toll/interleukin-1 receptor domain-containing protein → MSALKVFISYAHEDEAIKNQFDKFLITLKRSNKIEVWQDRQIMAGEKWDDLIKKELTSADIIILLVSIDFIASDYIWRNELEIAMQRHEAGTARVIPIIARACDWSTMPFRKLQALPTGGIPIENASNLDQVYTEISKQIKAVVEFLGTT, encoded by the coding sequence ATGAGTGCTTTAAAAGTTTTTATTTCGTATGCTCATGAAGACGAAGCAATTAAAAATCAATTTGATAAATTTTTAATTACTTTAAAACGTTCCAATAAAATTGAAGTTTGGCAAGACCGGCAAATCATGGCTGGCGAAAAGTGGGATGATCTTATAAAGAAAGAGCTCACATCGGCTGATATAATCATCTTATTGGTAAGTATTGATTTTATTGCTTCGGATTATATTTGGAGAAATGAATTAGAAATTGCCATGCAACGCCATGAAGCGGGTACTGCCCGAGTGATTCCTATTATTGCAAGAGCCTGTGATTGGAGTACGATGCCCTTTAGAAAATTACAAGCGTTACCTACTGGAGGCATTCCAATTGAGAATGCAAGCAATTTAGATCAGGTATATACCGAAATATCAAAGCAAATAAAAGCGGTGGTTGAATTTTTAGGCACTACTTAA
- a CDS encoding fatty acid desaturase translates to MNPEVKEFTGKVKEALKTLKPYQKTDNLKAIIQILNSIGPFFAVWIAIYFLWDYSVLAACLLALLNALFLVRIFIIQHDCGHNTFIESSRWRKIIGYSCSMLSSVPYSYWAKSHHFHHMNNGMLEVRDIGDINTLTVAEYSKLSKFERFKYRLYRTPLVMFVLGPIYYIFIHNRLPLVNLEEFKKAKPGLYLNNFIYAAVFIALCFILDWKRFVTMHLIILSSFAIIAIWFFYVQHQHEHGYKHWRNKWEFMYAAIKGSTYYKLPAIFNWFTGNIAIHHIHHLNPAIPNYNLKKCVDAIPWFHKYTTELNFFQSLKLATHKLWDENTERMITFREYYRMERLGLVKA, encoded by the coding sequence ATGAATCCTGAAGTAAAGGAATTTACCGGAAAAGTTAAAGAAGCGCTGAAAACATTAAAGCCTTACCAAAAAACGGATAATCTCAAAGCAATCATTCAGATTTTAAATAGCATTGGACCATTTTTTGCGGTCTGGATAGCTATTTATTTTTTATGGGATTACAGCGTTTTGGCTGCTTGTCTATTGGCATTATTAAATGCACTTTTTTTAGTACGAATTTTTATCATCCAACACGATTGTGGTCATAATACTTTTATAGAATCTTCACGCTGGCGTAAAATCATTGGCTACAGTTGTAGCATGTTAAGTTCAGTGCCGTATTCATATTGGGCAAAATCCCACCATTTCCACCACATGAATAATGGAATGTTGGAAGTTCGTGACATTGGTGATATCAATACGTTGACAGTTGCTGAATATTCCAAGCTGAGTAAATTTGAACGTTTTAAATATCGTTTATACCGAACACCCCTGGTGATGTTTGTATTAGGACCAATTTATTATATTTTTATACACAATCGTTTACCATTGGTGAATTTAGAAGAATTTAAAAAAGCAAAACCAGGATTGTACTTAAATAATTTTATTTATGCTGCTGTTTTTATAGCTCTTTGTTTTATTTTAGATTGGAAACGTTTTGTTACGATGCATTTGATAATTCTTTCTTCATTTGCAATTATTGCCATCTGGTTTTTTTATGTTCAACATCAACACGAACATGGCTACAAGCACTGGAGAAATAAATGGGAGTTTATGTATGCTGCGATTAAAGGAAGCACGTATTATAAATTACCGGCAATATTCAATTGGTTTACCGGCAATATAGCCATTCACCACATTCATCATCTGAATCCTGCCATTCCTAACTACAATTTGAAAAAATGTGTTGATGCCATCCCTTGGTTTCATAAATACACCACAGAATTAAATTTCTTTCAAAGTTTAAAACTTGCAACACATAAGTTGTGGGATGAAAATACCGAACGAATGATAACGTTCCGGGAATATTATCGGATGGAGCGATTGGGATTGGTCAAAGCTTGA
- a CDS encoding carboxypeptidase-like regulatory domain-containing protein produces the protein MKTIFIASFILFFVHLNMAQISGYVFNLEQQPIPDLTIFNKNKNTHTHTDGRGFFRDVISKPGDTLEFSLLGFKPVIYFVKEADLNTPLSIQMENNTIQLDQINITEPLHYNLQLIDNLTRPVQNSQELLRMVPGLFIAQHAGGGKAEQIFLRGFDIDHGTDINLSVDQLLPVNMVSHAHGQGYSDLHFIIPESIKRINYEKGSYNVAKGNFSNAGYADFILQDRLQMNSIIFESGKFDAHRLAGLFKLLNTNHQNVYLAAEYVRTDGYFDEPQNFKRINGLFKYNYKFLNSAELKLTGSHFNSKWNASGQIPQRAVDQGLISRFGAIDSNEGGQTDRSNLMVNFIKPFSANQNLKLSAYYSNYNFELYSNFTFFLKDSINGDQIKQKERRNLIGFEGQYNATWAGIDLNACLGNRLDLVNDIELSHTKDRVKLLDRLAFGSIQENNSYAYLKAAYEWNQLELSVQNRLDLFHFNYTNNLVSSNKENSKTEIKYSPKLTAQYHVNQNLQLFAKTGFGFHSNDSRLLIQDPDISLLPGSFNQDIGFQTKIGSSLFLHVAAWYLFMKDELVYVGDEAIVENSGKTKRQGLEAGLRYQLNKFILFDAESSLTKARTIDDPEGQNYLPLAAKWTHTGGITLKNFHNISTSLRYRILSDRPANEDNSVQAKGYEIMDANIGYNYKNMHFSFIVENIFNQKWNEAQFLTLSRLKDESIAVEEIHFTPGSPINFRLKVQIDF, from the coding sequence ATGAAAACGATATTTATTGCTTCATTCATTTTATTCTTTGTTCATTTGAACATGGCTCAGATCAGTGGCTATGTGTTCAATCTTGAGCAACAGCCAATCCCGGATCTTACTATTTTCAATAAAAATAAAAATACACACACGCATACGGATGGACGTGGTTTCTTTAGGGATGTCATTTCCAAGCCTGGCGATACCCTGGAATTTTCACTATTGGGTTTCAAACCAGTTATTTATTTTGTAAAAGAAGCTGACTTAAACACTCCGCTTTCTATACAAATGGAAAACAATACCATCCAACTGGATCAAATCAATATCACCGAACCGTTACATTACAATTTGCAATTAATAGACAATTTGACAAGGCCCGTTCAAAACAGCCAGGAATTATTACGCATGGTTCCTGGATTATTTATTGCACAACATGCGGGAGGTGGAAAAGCTGAGCAAATTTTCCTAAGAGGATTTGATATTGATCATGGAACTGATATCAATCTATCTGTTGACCAATTATTGCCTGTAAACATGGTTTCCCATGCACATGGACAAGGTTATTCAGATCTTCACTTCATTATTCCGGAAAGCATCAAAAGAATCAATTATGAAAAAGGCAGCTACAATGTTGCTAAGGGAAATTTTTCAAATGCCGGCTATGCAGATTTTATTTTACAAGATCGCCTTCAGATGAATTCCATTATTTTCGAATCCGGCAAGTTTGATGCCCATCGGCTTGCAGGTTTATTCAAGCTGCTCAATACCAATCATCAGAATGTATACCTGGCCGCTGAGTATGTTCGTACAGATGGTTACTTTGATGAACCCCAGAATTTCAAAAGAATTAATGGCTTGTTCAAATACAATTATAAGTTTTTAAACTCAGCTGAACTTAAATTAACAGGCAGCCATTTTAATAGTAAATGGAATGCTTCCGGACAAATTCCTCAACGGGCTGTTGATCAAGGATTAATCAGTCGATTTGGTGCTATAGATTCAAATGAAGGCGGACAAACAGATCGAAGTAATTTAATGGTAAATTTTATAAAACCATTTTCTGCAAACCAAAATTTAAAACTGAGTGCCTATTATTCAAATTATAATTTTGAATTATATTCAAATTTTACATTCTTTTTAAAAGATTCTATCAATGGCGACCAAATCAAGCAAAAAGAACGTCGAAACTTAATTGGATTTGAAGGACAATATAATGCAACCTGGGCTGGTATTGATTTAAATGCATGTTTGGGGAATAGATTAGATCTTGTAAATGATATTGAATTATCCCATACCAAAGATCGAGTAAAATTATTGGATAGACTTGCATTTGGTTCGATTCAGGAAAACAACAGCTATGCGTATTTAAAAGCAGCTTATGAATGGAATCAGTTGGAATTGTCGGTTCAAAATCGATTGGATTTATTTCATTTCAATTATACTAACAATTTAGTGAGTTCAAATAAAGAAAATTCAAAAACAGAAATTAAATATTCACCTAAACTAACCGCACAGTACCATGTAAATCAAAACTTACAATTATTTGCTAAAACAGGTTTCGGATTTCATTCCAACGATTCCCGATTATTAATTCAGGATCCAGACATTTCCTTGCTTCCCGGAAGTTTTAATCAGGATATTGGGTTTCAAACAAAAATTGGAAGTTCCTTATTCCTTCATGTAGCTGCCTGGTATTTATTCATGAAAGATGAATTGGTTTATGTTGGAGATGAAGCCATTGTTGAAAACAGTGGTAAAACTAAAAGACAAGGTTTGGAAGCAGGTCTAAGATACCAGTTAAATAAATTTATTTTATTTGATGCAGAATCATCGTTGACAAAAGCCAGAACGATTGATGATCCTGAAGGACAAAATTATTTACCCTTAGCTGCCAAATGGACGCATACTGGAGGTATCACTTTGAAAAATTTCCATAATATTTCTACCAGCTTACGCTATCGGATTTTATCAGACCGGCCAGCAAACGAAGACAACAGTGTTCAGGCAAAAGGGTATGAAATTATGGATGCTAATATAGGATACAATTACAAAAACATGCATTTTAGTTTTATTGTAGAGAATATTTTCAATCAAAAATGGAACGAAGCTCAATTTTTAACGTTATCAAGATTAAAGGATGAATCTATAGCTGTCGAAGAAATTCATTTTACACCCGGCAGTCCGATTAATTTCAGGTTAAAGGTTCAAATTGATTTTTAA
- a CDS encoding tetratricopeptide repeat protein: MKKITYLICTLFILSCAKEPKTNFEIPVLLERSEKMQYFNEWSEVRTSYSDLKHLLTKNPDHIDALIRITNLFIAEARITGEHGHYYPAALKTIEQALQQKNINKDQEFLALSAKASVQLSLHHFKDALKTAEIAQQKNPYNALIYGALIDAHVELGDYKNAVSLADKMVSMRPDLRSYSRVSYLREIYGMPEDAIKAMQMAVEAGSPGSEEKAWAALQLAQLCIRYNKTAEGISILNQILEERPDYPFAKANLATVYMSQGKFKEAEQELKEACAIIPEVSFYIHLAELYKQTKQQEAFDKLLPEILDMLTDDTQHGHNMSLEFAAVYSELLNDPDKALNYIQEDLNMRPENIDINRSLANIYLLKKDKEMAANFLLKANSTNSKNPELLELNQRLQKI; encoded by the coding sequence ATGAAAAAAATAACGTACCTCATTTGCACTCTTTTTATTTTATCCTGTGCCAAAGAACCAAAAACAAATTTTGAAATTCCGGTTTTACTGGAACGATCAGAAAAAATGCAATATTTTAATGAATGGTCTGAAGTACGAACAAGCTATTCAGATCTCAAACATTTATTGACAAAAAATCCGGATCATATAGATGCCTTAATCAGAATTACAAATCTCTTTATTGCTGAAGCTAGAATTACCGGGGAACACGGACATTATTATCCGGCTGCATTAAAAACCATCGAACAAGCTTTACAGCAAAAAAACATTAATAAAGATCAGGAATTTCTAGCATTAAGTGCCAAAGCCAGTGTTCAACTTTCACTGCATCATTTTAAAGATGCGCTGAAAACTGCTGAAATTGCTCAACAAAAAAATCCATACAATGCATTGATATATGGAGCATTGATCGATGCGCACGTTGAATTGGGTGATTATAAGAATGCAGTTTCTCTTGCCGATAAAATGGTATCCATGCGTCCGGATTTACGTTCGTACTCCAGAGTCTCTTATTTGCGTGAAATCTATGGTATGCCGGAAGATGCAATTAAAGCCATGCAAATGGCAGTAGAAGCCGGCAGTCCAGGAAGCGAAGAAAAGGCTTGGGCCGCGTTACAATTGGCTCAATTATGCATACGCTATAATAAGACCGCTGAAGGAATCTCCATTTTAAATCAAATTCTTGAGGAGCGGCCAGATTATCCATTTGCAAAAGCAAACCTGGCAACCGTTTATATGAGCCAGGGTAAATTTAAAGAAGCCGAACAAGAACTTAAAGAAGCTTGCGCTATCATTCCTGAAGTTTCATTTTACATTCATTTGGCAGAATTGTACAAGCAGACAAAGCAACAAGAGGCATTTGATAAATTACTTCCTGAAATATTGGATATGTTGACTGATGATACCCAACATGGACACAATATGAGCCTGGAATTTGCAGCTGTATATTCTGAATTATTAAATGATCCTGATAAAGCTTTGAATTATATTCAGGAAGACTTGAACATGCGTCCTGAAAATATCGACATCAATCGAAGCCTTGCCAACATCTATTTGTTAAAAAAAGACAAAGAAATGGCCGCTAATTTTCTTTTAAAGGCAAACAGTACGAATTCAAAAAATCCAGAATTATTAGAATTAAATCAACGTCTTCAAAAAATATAA
- a CDS encoding DUF4331 family protein, with protein sequence MKLKIVLSSLFSMFIALLMASSHREAPLIANDPLADNVDLYAFRSPDNPDMITIIATYVPLQFPHGGPNYYSFGQNIRYEIHVDNDASRPGDEITYRFTFKQVNEDPTTFFNIRLGKQNLKTTYTLERSIDGGLSFITLIDNGPVPPNNIGARSIESGVGLGTTYLNLMQSAIRNTNTGERVFCGPTDDPFFVDLGGVFDLGNLPRQNGKARDGIACLNVSAIAIQIPISTLLKTGAPAAPRTILDPDYVIGVWASASRQAIRTLTPGGENHSGDWIQVSRLGMPLTNEAVIPIGYKDYWNSLTPYQELADTLMDNFFFNPELALYMDDALFGGAVPAMAKLRIQRNSLQGFDFGYGKDGLYGLKGNPAVAGTALDDAIFGTLLLPGKGKARSVDLWPAFHTGVPNFKPYQLATGKNGNPLAEGKPFIHNFLPNGGDMLRLNMAVPVTPRNDPAFSTLGLVQACVLGLTDPKFANTNIEFIPNMDGFPNGRRLEDDVTRIELQAVSGIVLAAIGLWYDDYTAGSPNPVTPNLVGVLTYTTGVEKNDALFSNTFPNLAAPWSGDGECGGKIVSAVNKGGGGIIGLNGPQISMINYPNPVNTLTTFKINNQLETSIRLDLKTNDGKTIQVLNPEYFGKGLFEFTVDLSKIPAGIYLASAVTDRGAVVGYTKLIKN encoded by the coding sequence ATGAAATTAAAAATTGTACTTTCCAGCTTATTTAGCATGTTTATTGCGCTTTTGATGGCTTCCAGCCATCGGGAAGCGCCACTGATTGCAAACGATCCACTTGCCGACAATGTGGATTTGTATGCTTTCCGGAGTCCGGACAATCCGGATATGATTACGATTATTGCTACCTATGTTCCGCTTCAATTTCCACACGGTGGTCCAAACTATTACAGTTTTGGACAAAACATTCGTTACGAAATTCATGTGGACAATGATGCATCCAGGCCTGGTGATGAAATCACTTACCGATTCACTTTTAAACAGGTCAATGAGGATCCTACTACTTTTTTTAACATCCGTTTGGGTAAGCAGAATTTAAAAACTACCTACACGCTTGAACGCAGCATTGATGGAGGTTTAAGTTTTATTACCTTAATCGACAATGGTCCGGTGCCACCCAATAATATTGGTGCACGCTCCATTGAGTCAGGAGTTGGTTTAGGAACTACGTATTTAAATCTTATGCAGTCTGCAATCCGCAACACAAACACCGGCGAACGCGTGTTTTGCGGACCAACCGATGATCCATTCTTTGTGGATTTAGGTGGCGTATTCGATTTAGGAAATTTACCACGTCAAAATGGTAAAGCTCGAGATGGAATTGCCTGCTTAAATGTGAGTGCCATTGCGATTCAAATTCCAATCAGCACCTTATTAAAAACAGGTGCACCTGCTGCTCCTCGTACCATTTTAGATCCTGATTATGTGATTGGTGTTTGGGCATCCGCCAGCAGACAAGCGATCCGCACCTTAACTCCAGGTGGAGAAAATCACTCTGGTGATTGGATTCAGGTTTCTAGATTGGGTATGCCTTTGACCAATGAAGCCGTAATTCCAATTGGATATAAAGACTATTGGAATTCTTTAACACCTTATCAAGAGTTGGCCGATACATTAATGGACAATTTCTTTTTCAATCCGGAATTAGCACTGTACATGGATGATGCGCTGTTTGGTGGCGCCGTACCTGCGATGGCTAAATTGCGCATTCAAAGAAATTCATTACAAGGATTTGACTTTGGTTATGGTAAAGATGGACTGTACGGTTTAAAAGGAAATCCTGCAGTTGCTGGAACCGCATTGGACGATGCTATTTTTGGAACCTTGTTGTTACCTGGTAAAGGAAAAGCACGTTCAGTCGACTTATGGCCTGCATTTCATACCGGCGTTCCAAATTTTAAACCATATCAATTAGCAACCGGAAAAAATGGAAATCCGCTTGCTGAAGGAAAACCATTTATTCACAATTTCCTTCCAAACGGAGGGGATATGCTGCGATTAAATATGGCGGTTCCCGTCACCCCAAGAAACGATCCTGCCTTTAGCACACTGGGTTTGGTTCAAGCGTGTGTTCTTGGATTAACAGATCCGAAATTTGCAAACACAAACATTGAGTTTATACCCAATATGGATGGTTTTCCCAATGGAAGACGATTGGAAGATGATGTAACCCGCATTGAATTGCAAGCCGTTTCAGGAATTGTATTAGCAGCTATCGGACTCTGGTATGACGATTATACTGCTGGTTCACCAAATCCAGTGACTCCCAATTTAGTAGGCGTGTTGACTTATACAACAGGTGTTGAGAAAAACGATGCATTGTTTTCAAATACATTCCCAAATCTTGCAGCACCCTGGTCAGGAGATGGCGAATGCGGTGGAAAAATTGTGAGTGCAGTAAATAAAGGTGGCGGTGGAATTATTGGATTAAATGGACCTCAAATTTCCATGATCAATTATCCAAATCCAGTAAACACACTAACCACATTTAAAATAAACAATCAGTTAGAAACCAGCATACGACTCGATTTAAAAACCAATGACGGTAAAACGATTCAAGTTTTAAATCCAGAATATTTTGGTAAGGGTTTGTTTGAATTTACTGTGGACTTAAGTAAAATTCCAGCAGGAATTTATCTGGCCAGTGCTGTTACTGATCGCGGTGCAGTCGTTGGCTATACCAAATTAATTAAAAATTAA
- a CDS encoding sigma-70 family RNA polymerase sigma factor has product MATTEQIRTQFLELRKGPPERAIKFLMDQYGDTLYGIVLKIVREQHLAEEAIQEGFVKVWKNLSEYQSEKASLFTWMLTIVRNTALDLLRQENRHKNQNLDPGVYDSINHSVESQISDIGLMNKVNKLDSKYKELIELIYIQGYTQQEAADHLQMPLGTVKTRINAAIKMLRTMLATFFILLMNVFK; this is encoded by the coding sequence TTGGCAACAACAGAACAGATACGGACCCAATTTTTAGAACTTCGCAAAGGCCCACCGGAGCGGGCTATAAAATTTTTAATGGATCAGTATGGCGATACCTTATATGGAATTGTCTTAAAAATTGTTCGTGAGCAACATTTGGCTGAGGAAGCGATACAAGAGGGATTTGTTAAAGTATGGAAGAATCTGTCTGAATATCAATCTGAAAAAGCTTCATTATTTACCTGGATGTTGACTATAGTCAGAAACACAGCACTGGATTTATTAAGACAAGAAAATCGGCATAAAAACCAAAATCTGGATCCGGGCGTATATGATAGTATAAATCACAGTGTGGAATCACAGATTTCGGATATTGGTTTGATGAATAAAGTCAATAAGCTGGATTCAAAATATAAGGAATTGATTGAATTAATATATATACAAGGTTATACACAACAAGAAGCAGCAGATCATCTGCAAATGCCATTAGGAACTGTTAAAACACGGATCAATGCAGCAATTAAAATGTTGCGTACGATGTTAGCAACTTTTTTCATTTTATTAATGAATGTTTTTAAATGA
- a CDS encoding anti-sigma factor, with product MNQKINIQEIKDSGILEQFALGLTDAKQNVEINSWLAASPELQSELIEIQNSLEVFASQYAVPVPDRIKTNIIQRIEQESKLLDLKKSYRSMLYRGIAAVAIPFIIISSYLWMNYQSSQTAVLQLNQKLTEQTALHLQDSLNLIDCNSRLDVLRNKDAKKILLKGTPVSPQSFAAIYYDTIAHKSYLDVSDLPKPPTQKQYQLWAIVAGKPVDLGVFDLDQKQIAFKEIEFIKEAQAFAITLEPSGGVASPTMDQMYVVGAVD from the coding sequence ATGAATCAAAAGATTAACATACAAGAAATCAAGGATTCCGGAATTCTGGAGCAATTTGCATTGGGATTAACAGATGCCAAACAAAATGTAGAAATAAACAGTTGGTTAGCAGCATCGCCGGAATTGCAATCAGAATTAATTGAAATTCAAAATAGTTTGGAAGTTTTTGCATCCCAGTATGCAGTTCCGGTTCCAGATCGAATTAAAACCAATATCATCCAACGCATAGAACAAGAATCAAAATTACTGGATCTTAAAAAGAGTTACCGCAGCATGTTGTATCGAGGCATAGCCGCTGTAGCCATTCCTTTTATTATTATTTCTTCTTATTTATGGATGAACTATCAATCCAGCCAAACAGCAGTTTTGCAATTAAACCAAAAATTAACTGAGCAAACGGCATTGCATCTGCAGGATAGTTTGAATTTAATAGATTGCAACAGTCGTCTGGATGTATTGCGAAATAAGGATGCTAAGAAAATATTGTTAAAAGGCACACCTGTTTCACCTCAATCATTTGCTGCGATTTATTATGATACCATCGCACATAAATCGTATTTGGATGTATCGGATTTACCAAAGCCTCCTACTCAGAAGCAATATCAATTATGGGCTATCGTTGCTGGAAAACCGGTAGATTTAGGTGTATTTGATCTGGACCAAAAACAAATTGCATTTAAAGAAATTGAATTTATAAAAGAAGCGCAGGCTTTTGCAATTACCCTTGAGCCGTCAGGCGGGGTAGCATCTCCAACGATGGATCAGATGTATGTTGTGGGAGCGGTTGATTAA
- a CDS encoding nuclear transport factor 2 family protein gives MKNLITALFVFGFLFTASWISAQAKPAKLPMENKTTFETFLKDVYTLYEKHDYKALKNIYDRQAGEIGPDGMLIMGIKNLEASWKMFDGMVDGTPKFTYQLTSSRMVTPEIAIITWDSDADIVIKGQQMGGKATGMAVLKKKGNGWQIQFDSMTPVMAMPMPEAAPASEGK, from the coding sequence ATGAAAAATTTAATTACAGCCTTGTTTGTATTCGGGTTTCTGTTTACAGCCAGTTGGATCTCAGCACAAGCTAAACCTGCTAAATTGCCCATGGAGAACAAAACAACTTTTGAAACTTTTCTAAAAGATGTTTACACGCTTTATGAAAAACACGATTATAAAGCATTAAAAAACATTTACGATCGGCAGGCAGGAGAAATTGGTCCAGACGGCATGTTGATCATGGGTATTAAAAACCTGGAAGCATCCTGGAAAATGTTTGATGGCATGGTGGATGGTACTCCAAAATTTACCTATCAACTTACTTCTTCCCGTATGGTAACTCCGGAAATCGCAATCATTACCTGGGATTCAGATGCTGATATTGTGATTAAAGGTCAACAAATGGGTGGCAAAGCAACCGGAATGGCCGTATTAAAAAAGAAAGGAAATGGCTGGCAAATTCAATTTGATTCCATGACCCCGGTTATGGCCATGCCAATGCCAGAAGCAGCACCAGCAAGCGAAGGAAAATAA